In Legionella spiritensis, the following proteins share a genomic window:
- a CDS encoding ligand-gated ion channel: MKPFRCLLTLLLWFLSVHLFAASAEKPAQGSLPLPEKPTYVEIGVYLNNIIKIDKQVNEQPKIYLTVSLQTQWQDARIARKYATHNNPVKTVYDNDADKILNEIWTPDIVVPHAETTMKHTKLTIFPSGTVYLYREMELIIPLKLKLRLFPFDSQKINIRFIPKQWTTQDIILDENMVMTGYDKHITLAQWHVDMVFATVGTYKDPRYGLSQPSFDLVIYLKRIPSFFLFRIIVPLFFIILVACLSFLTFDEPTGTKLSRAVVFLLITVAFHSLASSFLPTISYLTFIESIILLCYLLVLAAIFQIIILHLLRFYNKSHIATRFEHRFALYAPITFVVVFIVIVLYYFLSY; encoded by the coding sequence ATGAAACCTTTCAGATGCCTTCTGACACTTCTATTATGGTTTCTCTCCGTTCATCTTTTTGCTGCATCGGCGGAGAAACCTGCTCAAGGCTCCCTGCCTCTACCTGAAAAACCGACTTACGTCGAAATCGGCGTATACCTGAACAATATAATAAAGATTGATAAACAGGTTAATGAGCAACCCAAAATTTACTTAACCGTATCCCTGCAAACACAATGGCAGGACGCAAGAATTGCGCGAAAATATGCCACGCATAACAACCCTGTTAAAACAGTTTATGATAATGACGCCGATAAAATATTAAACGAGATCTGGACGCCGGATATTGTCGTGCCTCACGCAGAAACAACCATGAAACATACGAAACTAACCATTTTTCCCAGTGGTACGGTTTATTTATACCGGGAAATGGAATTAATTATCCCCCTGAAATTAAAATTACGCCTGTTCCCTTTTGATAGCCAGAAAATAAATATACGTTTTATACCGAAACAATGGACAACCCAGGACATTATTCTGGATGAAAATATGGTCATGACCGGTTATGATAAACATATTACTCTCGCCCAATGGCATGTTGATATGGTTTTCGCAACCGTAGGAACCTATAAGGATCCCCGTTATGGTTTATCACAACCATCCTTTGATCTGGTCATTTATTTAAAGCGTATTCCCTCTTTTTTCCTGTTCAGAATTATCGTTCCCCTCTTTTTTATCATCCTGGTCGCCTGCCTGAGTTTTTTAACGTTTGACGAACCAACAGGAACCAAACTATCGAGGGCGGTGGTGTTTCTTTTAATTACAGTCGCATTCCACTCCTTAGCCTCGAGTTTTTTACCGACAATCAGCTACTTGACATTTATTGAATCCATTATTCTGTTATGCTATTTACTGGTTTTGGCCGCCATTTTCCAAATCATCATTTTGCATCTGTTACGATTTTATAACAAATCGCATATTGCCACACGTTTTGAACACCGGTTTGCTTTATATGCGCCTATTACTTTTGTAGTTGTATTTATTGTAATCGTACTCTATTACTTTCTGAGCTATTAG
- a CDS encoding leucine-rich repeat domain-containing protein: MQQLRFLTGNLSIEDLLNTIKSNIPTDLINLDMSDSRLDARQAEELISIFKALPPNLKDMNLRANNLARFGFQTLCLVLSALSPNLCSLNLGNNGFNQFTADEIIILLKSLPKSLSSLDLGRNTLMTLGVDDVIKIINNLPPNLARLNLGFNGLDQWSNDDRNKLVSAILYSDRKLPVIAIEQLFFISAIKLTEQVNHTPSTLKVINFTSFPLKEYSTEKLVILMRSIPATVEKIDLSHQELGSRSTSELQRIIAAIPNTVKQINLEHNALFNKKTMQEENTVREALGDFTTRHRFQLGHNGKSSGVGLLIGTTEMVMQNELPRDIGHQILSFLVASKPDEHYIKLVEKPDNRPTRMI; the protein is encoded by the coding sequence ATGCAACAACTTCGTTTCCTAACGGGCAATCTCTCAATCGAAGACCTCCTTAACACCATCAAAAGCAATATCCCTACTGATTTAATTAACCTCGATATGAGTGACAGTCGGCTTGACGCTCGTCAGGCTGAGGAATTAATAAGTATATTTAAAGCGCTGCCTCCCAATTTGAAAGATATGAACCTGCGCGCCAATAACCTTGCCCGATTCGGTTTTCAAACGCTGTGTCTGGTGCTATCCGCACTCTCCCCCAACTTATGTTCACTGAATCTTGGTAATAACGGCTTTAACCAGTTTACAGCAGATGAAATCATCATCCTTTTAAAGTCACTTCCCAAGAGTTTGTCTTCTCTTGATTTGGGAAGGAATACCCTTATGACCCTGGGCGTTGATGACGTTATTAAAATTATAAATAACCTGCCGCCTAACCTTGCCAGGCTGAACCTTGGTTTTAATGGCCTTGATCAATGGAGTAATGATGATAGAAACAAATTGGTATCCGCTATTTTGTACTCCGATCGCAAGCTCCCTGTGATCGCCATTGAGCAACTGTTTTTTATTAGTGCTATCAAGTTAACCGAGCAGGTAAACCATACTCCGTCAACTCTCAAAGTCATTAATTTTACAAGCTTTCCCCTTAAAGAGTACTCTACTGAAAAGCTTGTCATTTTAATGCGCTCCATTCCGGCAACGGTTGAAAAAATTGACCTGAGTCATCAGGAATTGGGATCACGAAGCACCTCGGAGCTTCAGCGCATCATAGCGGCTATACCAAACACGGTGAAGCAGATCAATCTGGAGCACAATGCGTTGTTCAACAAGAAAACCATGCAGGAAGAAAACACAGTGAGAGAGGCGTTGGGTGATTTTACAACCAGACACCGCTTTCAACTGGGTCATAATGGCAAATCCAGCGGGGTCGGACTTTTGATTGGCACCACAGAAATGGTTATGCAAAACGAATTGCCCCGGGACATAGGTCATCAAATACTATCGTTTTTAGTTGCATCCAAACCTGATGAGCACTACATCAAACTAGTGGAAAAACCCGACAACAGGCCGACCAGGATGATCTAG
- a CDS encoding nucleotidyltransferase domain-containing protein, with protein MYIYAFGSICRGEIDAHSDIDLLAITENFSKFDPLVFSIYTPKRIQELWKQGNPFAWHLYYEAKMLYSHDGNNYISELGIPSKYNNCIEDCFKFHNIFREAKESLEINSIEIYDISLIFLSIRNIASCYSLGVLKSANFSRNAAYFLGEKNIPIPHEAYSIFERARILATRGKGSILSQEEVGQAKKYLDILENWMLKLISHAKREL; from the coding sequence ATGTATATCTATGCTTTTGGTTCTATTTGCCGTGGTGAAATAGATGCTCATTCAGATATCGATTTATTGGCAATTACAGAAAATTTTAGTAAATTTGACCCATTAGTATTCTCTATCTATACTCCTAAACGGATTCAGGAGTTATGGAAACAGGGTAACCCTTTTGCATGGCATCTATATTATGAAGCAAAGATGCTTTATAGCCATGATGGCAATAATTATATCAGTGAATTAGGTATCCCTTCAAAGTACAATAATTGCATTGAAGATTGTTTTAAGTTTCACAATATTTTTCGAGAAGCAAAAGAATCTCTTGAGATTAATAGTATAGAAATATATGACATTTCATTGATTTTTCTATCGATTCGAAATATTGCTAGTTGTTATTCCCTCGGTGTATTAAAAAGTGCGAATTTTTCTAGAAATGCGGCTTATTTTTTAGGTGAGAAAAATATACCAATCCCCCATGAAGCGTATAGTATATTTGAAAGGGCTAGAATTTTAGCTACGCGTGGAAAAGGTTCTATCCTATCTCAAGAAGAAGTAGGACAGGCTAAAAAATATCTTGATATACTAGAAAATTGGATGCTGAAATTAATATCTCATGCTAAGAGGGAATTATAG
- a CDS encoding pentapeptide repeat-containing protein: MKEQFEDISRERYEDKAINENLSNENFEKNIFVRVVAMKKTFNNVDFKYCVFDSVYFRSCKFNSCDFTGSKFINSNLRGSSFSNCDFKYSSFDKTKVDNDILHNSAPSEENWKLDFARTLRTNYQQLGDSKSVNMAIQIELASTEEHLRNAWKSKKQYYRGKYQGIDRLQMFFEWLAHKFLGYIWGNGESGWRIVKSLLIIFILLALIDASIFSTNCNFLDSLIRAPSIFFGTITPQYPSFYLTTITVIRLVIIGLFISLIVKRLNRR, from the coding sequence ATGAAAGAACAATTTGAAGATATCTCTCGTGAGCGTTATGAGGATAAAGCAATAAACGAAAACCTATCTAATGAGAATTTTGAAAAAAATATCTTTGTTAGAGTAGTAGCCATGAAAAAGACGTTTAATAATGTGGACTTCAAATATTGTGTTTTTGATAGTGTCTATTTTAGAAGCTGTAAGTTTAACTCATGTGACTTCACCGGGAGTAAATTTATAAATTCAAACTTAAGAGGCTCAAGTTTTAGCAACTGTGATTTTAAGTATAGTAGTTTTGATAAAACAAAAGTTGACAATGATATTCTACATAACAGTGCTCCTAGTGAAGAAAACTGGAAATTAGATTTTGCTAGAACTTTAAGAACAAACTATCAGCAGCTAGGTGACTCCAAATCCGTAAATATGGCAATTCAGATTGAACTTGCCTCAACTGAGGAGCATTTAAGAAATGCTTGGAAATCAAAAAAACAGTATTACAGGGGGAAATACCAAGGAATTGACCGCTTGCAAATGTTTTTTGAGTGGCTAGCTCATAAATTTTTAGGTTATATCTGGGGAAATGGTGAAAGTGGGTGGAGGATCGTTAAGTCGTTGTTAATTATCTTTATTTTACTGGCATTAATCGATGCCTCTATATTTTCAACCAATTGTAACTTTTTAGATTCATTGATAAGAGCACCATCAATTTTTTTTGGAACAATTACTCCACAGTATCCTAGTTTTTATTTGACAACTATAACAGTAATAAGGCTTGTGATAATTGGATTATTTATATCTCTTATTGTAAAAAGGTTAAATAGGAGATAA
- a CDS encoding TraK family protein — protein MKKSLIEAMMAADQNQRKKPARKNKVEFLALKDDISEALEKGWPMTAIWETLQDEGSFTASYNTFRLYVLEYLKGQKPGYSQKESVEHQHKKLVKNHSSKKTSDSMPSFSYNPIPNIDELL, from the coding sequence ATGAAAAAATCCTTGATAGAAGCTATGATGGCTGCCGATCAAAATCAGCGAAAAAAGCCAGCCAGAAAAAATAAAGTTGAATTTTTAGCCTTAAAAGATGACATATCCGAAGCCTTGGAAAAAGGCTGGCCAATGACCGCCATATGGGAAACACTTCAAGATGAGGGAAGCTTCACCGCCAGTTACAATACATTCCGGCTCTATGTATTGGAATATCTTAAAGGTCAAAAGCCAGGGTATTCGCAAAAGGAGAGCGTTGAACATCAACATAAAAAACTGGTTAAGAATCATTCCTCGAAGAAAACGTCCGACTCCATGCCATCATTTTCTTATAATCCTATCCCTAATATTGATGAGCTGCTTTGA
- a CDS encoding DUF927 domain-containing protein: protein MSQNHVIELPNKPKQRPIFCDYAGGRFRLTDEELTFIGIDKDGNPLPPRWISSPLYVVAKTRDAQSGEWGRLLEWKDDDGITHQWAMPLSLLQGDSSDVRRELARLGLSISPNRAARDLLTSYLQVFPVEARARCVDKLGWYEDVFITAGLCIGQTTEKIVFQNTNAIEPALSSKGSVEEWRNSIGRLAAGNSRLVFVISTALAPALAKLVGEDSGGFHFRGASSSGKSTALKVAASVWGNPQSYCRLWRSTANGLEGLAALHNDGLLILDELSQMDPRVAGEAAYLLANGQGKTRASRTGTVKQSSRWSLFFLSAGEESLTALMTKSGQRINAGQEIRLADIEADAGCGMGIFETIHDQLSPASMALSLKKYSSRYHGTIGMAWLNQVVANRQTISRYITDTIRTFAGAVIQPDATGQIIRVARRFALVAAAGELASRFGLTGWEEGESFAAAENCFGAWLEAFGSDGNREDRAIMAQVRAFFESHGASRFDSVNHPNNEKIINRAGFFQTDGEGLRIFMVLTEVYKNELCKGFDQRTVTKTLLQAGWLKPAPDGNASHKPRIKGVGTPRLYVFTSKIWGGE, encoded by the coding sequence ATGTCACAAAATCATGTTATTGAATTACCCAATAAGCCAAAACAGCGACCGATTTTCTGTGATTATGCCGGTGGTCGGTTTCGGTTAACTGATGAGGAGTTAACCTTTATCGGTATCGATAAGGATGGCAATCCATTGCCACCTCGATGGATATCCTCACCATTGTATGTCGTTGCCAAAACCCGAGATGCCCAAAGTGGTGAATGGGGTCGTTTGCTGGAATGGAAGGATGATGATGGTATTACCCACCAGTGGGCGATGCCATTGTCCTTACTGCAAGGCGATTCCTCCGATGTAAGGCGAGAGCTGGCAAGACTTGGGTTGAGTATCTCACCCAATAGAGCAGCGCGCGATTTGCTCACGTCCTATTTACAGGTCTTTCCAGTTGAAGCGCGAGCACGTTGTGTTGATAAACTGGGCTGGTATGAGGATGTCTTTATTACCGCAGGCCTGTGTATTGGTCAGACAACAGAGAAGATTGTATTCCAGAATACCAATGCCATAGAACCGGCATTGTCCTCAAAAGGTAGCGTTGAAGAATGGCGAAATTCAATAGGCCGTCTTGCAGCAGGAAATTCAAGACTGGTATTTGTCATATCGACCGCACTTGCACCAGCCTTGGCAAAGCTGGTTGGGGAAGACTCTGGCGGTTTTCATTTCAGGGGTGCATCCTCATCGGGAAAAAGCACCGCATTGAAAGTCGCTGCTTCTGTTTGGGGAAATCCACAATCGTATTGTCGTTTATGGCGAAGCACTGCTAATGGCTTGGAAGGTCTCGCGGCATTACACAATGATGGGCTGCTCATCCTGGATGAACTGAGTCAAATGGATCCCAGAGTAGCTGGAGAGGCTGCTTATCTGCTGGCCAATGGTCAGGGAAAAACACGTGCTTCTCGTACTGGTACGGTTAAGCAATCTTCCCGATGGTCTTTGTTCTTCCTATCTGCCGGTGAAGAATCCTTGACGGCACTCATGACAAAATCAGGACAGCGCATTAACGCAGGTCAGGAAATCAGGCTTGCTGATATTGAGGCGGATGCAGGTTGCGGGATGGGGATCTTTGAAACAATTCATGATCAACTAAGCCCAGCCAGCATGGCATTATCGCTAAAGAAATACAGCAGCCGATATCATGGCACAATCGGTATGGCGTGGCTGAATCAAGTAGTTGCCAACCGGCAAACAATCAGCCGATATATTACCGACACTATTCGAACCTTTGCTGGTGCAGTTATTCAACCTGATGCAACCGGTCAAATAATCCGTGTTGCCAGACGCTTTGCATTGGTTGCAGCTGCTGGTGAATTGGCCAGTCGTTTTGGTTTGACTGGATGGGAAGAAGGCGAATCATTCGCTGCGGCAGAGAATTGTTTTGGTGCATGGCTGGAAGCATTCGGTTCAGATGGCAATCGTGAAGACCGCGCTATTATGGCGCAAGTACGCGCTTTCTTTGAATCCCATGGTGCCAGCCGTTTTGACAGCGTGAATCACCCCAACAATGAAAAAATTATTAACCGCGCAGGTTTTTTTCAAACCGATGGTGAAGGGCTTCGCATATTTATGGTGTTAACCGAAGTATATAAAAACGAACTCTGCAAAGGCTTCGATCAACGCACCGTGACAAAAACTTTATTACAAGCTGGTTGGCTGAAGCCAGCTCCTGACGGTAATGCCTCGCATAAGCCAAGAATCAAAGGGGTAGGAACGCCAAGGCTGTATGTTTTCACCAGTAAAATTTGGGGAGGGGAATAA
- a CDS encoding HipA domain-containing protein has product MLGIVNKMQCLKCLKEIESSTAEHYGLHPECFQEWFNVAKTEKFTGLQRRHSSSLENPNSHSRQNNSFFHGKFKKYSASLAGFSYILKMRQDDAPELPEVEYLCNQIGKELNIPVAEFYYIDFYGDKTFVTKNFIKQDSPIDLQHIYHFRPDEDHSCEGLLTAISKETGRPLDTRVFINTLLFDALIGNHDRHGRNLAFIVTSSSTKLSPIYDNVSYLSLETGPMLQADFNPTGRINTKDSFEPSMVDYVREFKRLGFQAEIDNFYKRLSISKINQLINDSFCSDLMKQAIKRLIEKRFEELENAR; this is encoded by the coding sequence TTGTTGGGTATAGTTAATAAAATGCAGTGTTTAAAGTGTCTAAAAGAAATCGAAAGCTCTACAGCCGAGCACTATGGGTTGCATCCTGAATGCTTTCAAGAGTGGTTTAATGTAGCTAAGACTGAAAAGTTTACTGGATTACAGAGGCGACATAGTTCTTCATTAGAAAACCCCAACAGTCATTCAAGGCAAAATAACAGTTTTTTCCATGGCAAATTCAAAAAGTACTCTGCCAGCCTTGCGGGTTTTTCATACATCTTAAAAATGAGACAAGATGATGCACCGGAATTACCCGAAGTTGAGTATTTGTGCAATCAAATTGGAAAGGAATTGAATATTCCCGTAGCAGAATTTTATTACATTGATTTTTATGGTGACAAAACCTTTGTCACTAAGAATTTTATCAAGCAAGATTCTCCAATTGACCTTCAACATATTTATCACTTCCGACCTGATGAAGATCATAGTTGTGAAGGACTTCTCACTGCAATATCCAAGGAAACAGGTAGACCCTTAGATACTAGAGTTTTTATCAATACCTTATTGTTCGATGCACTTATCGGCAATCATGATCGTCATGGAAGAAACCTTGCATTTATTGTTACATCTTCAAGTACTAAACTTTCCCCCATTTACGATAATGTATCTTATTTAAGTCTTGAAACAGGTCCAATGCTACAAGCTGACTTTAACCCAACGGGTAGAATTAATACAAAAGATTCGTTTGAACCAAGTATGGTTGACTATGTTCGTGAATTTAAAAGATTGGGATTTCAAGCAGAAATCGATAATTTCTACAAACGGCTCTCAATATCCAAAATTAATCAATTAATAAATGATAGTTTTTGTAGTGATTTAATGAAACAAGCCATCAAGCGTCTTATAGAAAAGAGATTTGAGGAGCTTGAAAATGCAAGATAA
- a CDS encoding helix-turn-helix transcriptional regulator translates to MQDNLKLCQDKLNIFHEGRKRRIFVGELIYSKEQEVYELIYDESYAYSDTAIPLGPELDLFKLRHCSEKGKLFKSLLDRIPSKENPAYKDYCASQGISPDEQNPIILLGSIGKRGPSSFIFEPVYYSSFTKEDIKKFRNEIGLTQHDLANILDISIATLARIETGTSHDTNTIKRIEIFFKFPAVALWELKQTGGWLHSEMLAKLYNHFNK, encoded by the coding sequence ATGCAAGATAATTTAAAACTATGCCAAGACAAACTCAATATATTTCATGAGGGAAGAAAAAGAAGGATTTTTGTTGGTGAGCTGATTTACAGTAAAGAACAGGAAGTCTATGAGTTAATCTATGATGAAAGTTACGCATACTCGGATACTGCCATTCCATTAGGGCCAGAGCTGGATTTATTTAAATTGCGTCACTGTTCTGAAAAAGGAAAACTATTTAAATCATTACTGGATAGAATTCCATCAAAAGAAAATCCAGCCTACAAGGATTATTGCGCCTCTCAAGGCATTTCACCAGATGAACAAAACCCAATTATTTTACTAGGTTCAATTGGTAAAAGGGGGCCATCAAGTTTTATTTTTGAGCCAGTCTATTATAGCTCCTTTACAAAAGAAGATATAAAAAAATTCAGAAATGAAATAGGCCTTACTCAACATGACTTAGCTAATATCTTGGATATTAGCATCGCCACACTGGCACGAATAGAAACAGGTACAAGTCATGACACAAACACCATAAAAAGAATAGAGATTTTCTTTAAGTTTCCAGCGGTAGCACTTTGGGAATTAAAGCAAACTGGGGGTTGGCTACATAGTGAAATGCTTGCAAAGCTATATAATCATTTCAATAAATAA
- a CDS encoding helix-turn-helix transcriptional regulator — protein sequence MMIQSSENIGRYIRKVRKELNVTQKDLALSAGTGLRFIIDLENGKPTCQIGKTLQVLQVLGIQLNLSHADFENEKS from the coding sequence ATGATGATTCAATCCTCAGAAAATATAGGACGTTATATTCGCAAAGTTCGTAAAGAACTTAATGTTACCCAAAAAGATTTGGCTTTAAGTGCTGGAACTGGATTACGTTTTATTATTGATTTGGAAAATGGGAAGCCCACTTGCCAAATTGGAAAAACACTGCAAGTGCTACAAGTACTTGGGATTCAACTCAACTTGTCTCATGCTGATTTCGAAAATGAAAAATCATAA
- a CDS encoding type II toxin-antitoxin system HipA family toxin produces MKNHKLDVYLNQILAGQLSIDTHGDMSFVYDDAYLENKKNLPLSHSLPIQKNLYSMQQCRPFFSGLLPEAHMRTAIARQLGISEKNDFALLAAIGGECAGAVMILPQNTSIVQLKPDYKIIKNKDVLEILQTMHQRPMIVGEDGIRLSLAGAQDKLPVAIIEGNLAIPMNGAPSTHILKPINRDFPTLIENECFCLNLAKKIGLNAVDAAIHYADNTPYLLVKRYDRVETEQGIQRLHQEDFCQAMGISPEMKYQREGGPQISECFGLIREISGLPVFDIKELLQGILFNVIIGNNDAHSKNFSLLYHGSKTRLAPFYDMISTVYYPNLSSKMAMKVGSKYDFDGLFPRHFTQMAEEALLSGALVRKEVLNLISKIQKNITASPFTSIILQRADKLFQRFQKTSAE; encoded by the coding sequence ATGAAAAATCATAAACTGGATGTCTATCTTAACCAAATACTAGCAGGCCAATTAAGTATTGATACGCATGGCGATATGTCTTTTGTGTATGATGACGCCTACCTGGAAAACAAGAAAAATCTCCCGTTGTCACACTCCCTTCCCATTCAAAAAAACCTTTATTCAATGCAGCAATGCCGTCCGTTTTTCAGTGGTCTCTTGCCTGAAGCCCATATGCGTACTGCTATTGCTCGTCAATTGGGTATCAGTGAAAAAAATGATTTTGCCTTATTAGCTGCTATTGGTGGTGAGTGTGCCGGAGCTGTGATGATATTGCCTCAAAATACATCCATAGTTCAGTTAAAGCCAGACTATAAAATTATCAAAAATAAAGACGTATTAGAAATTCTGCAAACCATGCATCAAAGACCTATGATAGTCGGTGAAGATGGAATCCGTTTATCCCTTGCTGGCGCACAGGATAAACTCCCAGTTGCTATTATTGAAGGAAATCTTGCAATACCAATGAACGGTGCACCCAGTACTCACATTTTAAAACCAATCAATCGAGACTTTCCCACCCTAATTGAAAATGAGTGTTTCTGCCTTAATTTGGCAAAAAAAATTGGATTAAATGCTGTGGACGCAGCTATCCATTACGCTGATAATACCCCTTATCTGTTGGTTAAACGATATGATCGGGTTGAGACAGAGCAAGGAATCCAACGCCTTCATCAAGAAGATTTTTGTCAGGCAATGGGCATAAGCCCTGAGATGAAATATCAGCGAGAGGGTGGCCCTCAAATTAGTGAGTGCTTTGGTTTGATAAGAGAGATATCAGGTCTCCCTGTCTTTGACATTAAAGAATTATTACAAGGGATTCTGTTTAATGTGATTATTGGCAACAATGATGCACATAGCAAAAACTTCTCTTTGCTCTATCATGGTTCAAAAACTCGTTTAGCACCTTTTTACGATATGATTTCAACCGTATATTACCCTAATCTTTCAAGTAAAATGGCGATGAAAGTTGGTAGTAAATATGATTTTGATGGCCTCTTCCCGCGTCACTTTACACAAATGGCAGAAGAGGCTCTTTTATCCGGTGCCCTAGTACGTAAAGAAGTCTTGAATCTAATTAGCAAAATTCAAAAAAACATAACGGCTAGCCCATTTACCAGCATCATTTTGCAACGTGCTGACAAATTATTTCAAAGATTCCAGAAGACTTCAGCAGAATAA
- a CDS encoding type II toxin-antitoxin system TacA family antitoxin — protein MEPIKQNDNTSHTKKGRAPARARSQSGKSSRIGLRISPAQERAIKLASEIKGKSTSEFILDTACQAAEQTLLDQRLFMVSNENFEKFSKLLDRPPMDNEGLKKLFSKPSPWDE, from the coding sequence ATGGAACCAATTAAACAAAACGATAACACAAGTCATACTAAAAAAGGGCGAGCACCAGCTAGAGCACGTTCGCAATCAGGCAAATCATCCCGAATTGGGTTAAGGATATCCCCTGCCCAAGAAAGAGCTATTAAGTTGGCTTCTGAAATCAAGGGAAAATCAACTTCTGAGTTTATTTTAGATACGGCTTGCCAAGCTGCCGAACAAACATTGTTAGACCAAAGACTTTTTATGGTGTCCAATGAGAACTTTGAAAAGTTTTCAAAGCTGCTCGACAGACCACCCATGGATAATGAAGGTTTGAAAAAATTATTTTCCAAACCGTCACCATGGGATGAATAA
- a CDS encoding GNAT family N-acetyltransferase produces MLKKPVPLDNKIKIDNFDSGNTNLDTWLIKHAKQAGGSGSAKTYVVFDDDIPVGYYSLAVGQVEQSEVPKRVAQGMGNYHIPVIILARMAVSKDYQGKQIGRGMLQDAIKRSLMVANEVGVRAIITHPIDDKAESFYKHFGFEESPLREKQLVLLLKDAKRALS; encoded by the coding sequence ATGCTAAAAAAACCTGTTCCTCTTGATAATAAAATAAAAATTGACAACTTTGATAGTGGCAACACAAACCTCGATACATGGTTGATAAAACATGCAAAGCAAGCTGGCGGAAGTGGTTCAGCTAAAACCTATGTCGTTTTTGATGATGATATACCAGTTGGTTACTACAGTTTGGCTGTCGGGCAAGTAGAGCAATCTGAGGTCCCTAAAAGAGTCGCTCAAGGAATGGGAAACTACCATATTCCTGTGATTATTCTTGCCAGAATGGCGGTTAGTAAAGATTATCAGGGTAAACAAATAGGTCGTGGCATGTTACAAGATGCTATAAAACGGTCATTGATGGTTGCTAATGAGGTGGGCGTTAGGGCTATCATTACTCACCCAATTGACGATAAAGCCGAATCATTTTATAAGCATTTTGGTTTTGAAGAATCGCCGCTAAGAGAAAAACAACTTGTTTTGTTATTAAAAGACGCTAAACGGGCATTGTCTTAG